A genomic segment from Pseudomonadota bacterium encodes:
- a CDS encoding RNA polymerase sigma factor — protein MNMIREDCRESEIETILRPHLPYLHRLAFRLTGQSHDAEDLLHDVLVKVFSRQHRIGGIEHLRAWLSSVLYRTFLDRVRREKRSILRLFRPATDDNSISEMDTVPSSLPGPEKSLQISQEKDAVLTALGKLSIDQKIVCIMHDMEGYTLNELEDILDIPLGTLKSRLHRARKSLRGFLEKNGTFQPRHSFHE, from the coding sequence ATGAATATGATCAGAGAAGATTGCCGCGAATCTGAAATCGAGACCATTTTGCGCCCGCATCTCCCCTATCTGCACCGACTCGCTTTCAGATTGACCGGGCAGAGTCATGACGCGGAAGATCTGCTGCATGATGTTCTGGTAAAGGTCTTTTCCAGGCAGCACCGGATCGGCGGTATCGAACATCTCCGGGCCTGGCTGTCCTCCGTTCTGTACCGGACTTTTCTCGACAGAGTAAGACGGGAAAAACGTTCAATACTCCGTCTCTTCAGGCCGGCCACCGATGACAATTCCATTTCGGAAATGGACACTGTTCCCTCATCGCTGCCCGGCCCGGAAAAATCGCTGCAGATCTCCCAGGAAAAGGATGCCGTGCTCACCGCCCTTGGAAAACTCAGCATCGACCAGAAGATTGTCTGTATCATGCATGATATGGAAGGATACACCTTGAATGAACTGGAAGACATTCTCGACATCCCGCTCGGCACTCTCAAGTCCCGCTTGCATCGGGCCAGAAAATCCCTCAGAGGATTTCTGGAAAAAAATGGAACCTTTCAACCCCGTCACTCGTTTCATGAGTGA
- a CDS encoding zf-HC2 domain-containing protein encodes MECTKFAEKIDDFVDRYLDRQEAAEIEKHLAECDNCRKLLRQEQDFRRILECAPAPEVDTLSLERMMRGAKREFTHREARSNTFYFGMATAACLVLLLVTGLYHHGPEILNNHQVTAGQSGEVSKTINLVFNCPIDMEQAELTIILPENIELAAFPGRRRLTWETDLKEGGNLLPLEIITSRPSGSATITARIEHKRKSRIQTLNVSI; translated from the coding sequence ATGGAATGTACAAAGTTCGCAGAGAAAATTGATGATTTTGTCGACCGCTACCTCGATCGGCAAGAAGCCGCGGAAATCGAGAAACATCTGGCAGAGTGCGATAATTGTCGAAAGCTGCTCCGGCAGGAACAGGATTTTCGCCGGATACTGGAATGCGCTCCGGCACCCGAGGTTGATACCTTGAGCCTGGAAAGAATGATGCGTGGGGCAAAACGAGAATTCACACATCGAGAAGCAAGGAGCAACACCTTTTATTTCGGCATGGCGACGGCTGCCTGCCTGGTTCTCCTGCTCGTGACAGGCCTATATCATCACGGTCCCGAGATCCTGAACAATCATCAAGTGACGGCAGGACAGTCCGGTGAGGTAAGCAAAACCATCAATCTGGTGTTCAACTGCCCGATCGATATGGAACAGGCCGAGCTGACCATAATCCTGCCGGAGAATATCGAACTTGCAGCCTTCCCGGGTCGCCGCCGGCTGACCTGGGAAACAGACCTCAAGGAGGGCGGCAACCTTCTGCCCCTTGAAATCATTACTTCCCGACCATCGGGAAGCGCAACCATTACCGCCAGAATAGAACACAAGAGGAAGAGCAGGATTCAGACTTTGAACGTGAGCATTTAA